Proteins encoded in a region of the Penaeus vannamei isolate JL-2024 chromosome 30, ASM4276789v1, whole genome shotgun sequence genome:
- the LOC113827378 gene encoding mucin-5AC isoform X2 — translation MVPRGAFLLLAVSAIWLSGCVRPAASDPVIACSRARGICVPKKLCGQPVRNAACDNEGRICCRRGFLKTGRNGNNNQDSKKVGGKRCTEKYGTCRHGCPGAVDSERNCPDGKICCKKSLKIKNRKQISPRGRDNDCTAAGGTCNDPTSECKEKLPIECPDATKNCCKRTKNNNCKSKGFRCVNKCGGNVKELKGCKEGKVCCDRAKKNNCKSLGGSCRVESKCTAEVLNPTRKCRNNKICCKKGETCRKLGGNCRKEFKCNKNKLNPSIPCKDGKVCCERGETCRKLGGNCRIQSKCNGNTITPSIPCKDGKVCCGKGNKCKDLGGTCREQAKCNGDILTPSIPCKGGKACCEKGKKCKALGGTCREQAKCNGNILTPSIPCKGGKACCEKGKKCKALGGTCREQAKCNGNILTPSIPCKGGKACCEKGKKCKALGGTCREQAKCNGNILTPSIPCKGGKACCEKGKKCKALGGTCREQAKCNGNILTPSIPCKGGKACCEKGKKCKALGGTCREQAKCNGNILTPSIPCKGGKACCEKGKKCKALGGTCREQAKCNGNILTPSIPCKGGKACCGKGNKCKDLGGRCRKEAKCNGDILTPSVPCKSGKVCCEKGTTCKSLSGQCKKEGKCTSKVLTPSKKCKAGKVCCLIRTCRDRGGKCKKEGKCNGRIVKVKKPCKEPKVCCLEKNGLETTTEPGPQTTAGPGPQTTAGPGPQTTAGPGPQTSAGPGPQTTVGPGPQTSAGPGPQTTAGPGPQTSAGPGPQTTAGPGPQTTAGPGPQTSAGPGPQTTAGPGPQTSAGPGPQTTAGPGPQTTAGPGPQTTAGPGPQTTAGPGPQTTAGPGPQTSAGPGPQTTAGPGPQTTAGPGPQTTAGPGPQTTAGPGPQTTAGPGPQTSAGPGPQTTAGPGPQTTAGPGSQTTAGPGPQTTAGPGPQTTAGPGSQTTAGPGPQTSAGPGPQTTAGPGPETTAGPGPETTAGPGPQTTAGPGPQTTAGPGPQTTAGPGPETTAGPGPQTTAGPGPQTTAGPGPQTTAGPGPQTTAGPGPQTTAGPGPQTTAGPGPQTTAGPGPETTAGPGPETTAGPGPQTTAGPGPQTTAGPGPQTTAGPGPETTAGPGPETTAGPGPQTTAGPGPQTTAGPGPQTTAGPGPETTAGPGPQTTAGPGPQTTAGPGLQTTASSGTETTAGPGPQSTPGSQSTATTLDDNKIGTDTTTATTTDSTTATTTGTTTAITTDSTTATTIGTTTAPTIDTTTATTTDATTATTADSTTAITTSTTTATTTDSTTTTTTGTTTATTTGTTTATTTDSTTATTTDTTTATTTDTTTATTTGTTTATTTDLTTASTTGTTTATTIDTTTATTTDATIATTTGTTTATTTDSTTATTIDTTTATTTDVTTATTTDTGTATTTDTTTATTTGTTTATTTDTTTATTTDTTTATTTDTTTAPTTDTTTATTTDSTTATTTDTTTATTTGTTTATTTDTTTATTTDTTTATTTGTTTATTTGTSTATTTDTTTATTTGTTTATTTGTTTATTTDSTTATTTDTTTATTTDTTTATTTGTTTATTTDTTTATTTDSSTATTTDTTTATTTDTTTATTTGTTTATTTGTTTATTTDTTTATTTGTTTATTTDTTTATTTDSTTATTTDTTTATTTGTTTATTTGTTTASTTDLTTATTTGTTTATTTDTTTATTTDTTTATTTDTTTATTTGTTTASTTDTTTATTTETTTATTTDTTTATTTDTTTATTTDTTTATTTDTTTATTTDTTTATTTDTTTATTTDTTTATTTDTTTATTTDTTTATTTDTTTATTTDTTTATTTDTTTATTTDTTTATTTDTTTATTTDTTTATTTDTTTATTTDTTTATTTDTTTATTTDTTTATTTDTTTATTTDTTTATTTDTTTATTTDTTTATTTDTTTATTTDTTTATTTDTTTATTTDTTTATTTDTTTATTTDTTTATTTDTTATTTDTTTATTTDTTTATTTDTTTATTTDTTTATTTDTTTATSTDTTTATTSATTSG, via the exons gcaatggcaataacaaccaAGACTCTAAGAAGGTCGGAGGGAAGAGATGTACGGAGAAATATGGGACATGCAGGCACGGCTGCCCAGGTGCTGTGGACAGCGAAAGGAATTGCCCCGACGGTAAAATATGCTGCAAAAAGTCActcaagataaaaaatagaaaacagattaGTCCTAGAGGAAGAGACAACGATTGTACAGCAGCAGGAGGAACTTGCAATGACCCTACCAGTGAATGTAAAGAGAAACTTCCCATCGAATGTCCGGATGCGACTAAAAACTGCTGCAAGAGAACCAAGAACAACAACTGCAAGTCAAAGGGTTTCAGATGTGTCAATAAATGTGGAGGAAATGTCAAGGAACTGAAAGGTTGTAAGGAAGGGAAAGTTTGTTGCGACAGAGCAAAGAAAAACAACTGCAAAAGTTTGGGAGGAAGCTGTAGAGTTGAAAGCAAATGCACAGCCGAAGTCCTAAATCCCACCAGGAAATGTAGGAATAATAAGATATGTTGCAAGAAAGGTGAAACCTGTAGAAAGCTGGGTGGTAACTGTAGAAAGGAATTCAAatgcaacaaaaacaaacttAACCCTTCCATACCATGCAAAGATGGTAAAGTTTGctgcgaaagaggagaaacatgTAGAAAGCTAGGAGGTAATTGTCGAATTCAGTCTAAATGCAATGGAAACACGATTACTCCCTCTATACCATGCAAAGATGGTAAAGTCtgttgtggaaaaggaaataaatgcaaAGATTTAGGAGGTACATGTCGAGAGCAAGCCAAATGCAACGGAGATATACTTACTCCTTCTATACCATGCAAGGGCGGTAAGGCCTGttgcgaaaaaggaaagaaatgcaaaGCTCTAGGAGGTACATGTCGAGAGCAAGCCAAATGCAACGGAAATATACTTACTCCTTCTATACCATGCAAGGGCGGTAAGGCCtgttgtgaaaaaggaaaaaaatgcaaagctCTAGGAGGTACATGTCGAGAGCAAGCCAAATGCAACGGAAATATACTTACTCCTTCTATACCATGCAAGGGCGGTAAGGCCTGttgcgaaaaaggaaagaaatgcaaaGCTCTAGGAGGTACATGTCGAGAGCAAGCCAAATGCAACGGAAATATACTTACTCCTTCTATACCATGCAAGGGCGGTAAGGCCtgttgtgaaaaaggaaaaaaatgcaaagctCTAGGAGGTACATGTCGAGAGCAAGCCAAATGCAACGGAAATATACTTACTCCTTCTATACCATGCAAGGGCGGTAAGGCCTGttgcgaaaaaggaaagaaatgcaaaGCTCTAGGAGGTACATGTCGAGAGCAAGCCAAATGCAACGGAAATATACTTACTCCTTCTATACCATGCAAGGGCGGTAAGGCCTGttgcgaaaaaggaaagaaatgcaaaGCTCTAGGAGGTACATGTCGAGAGCAAGCCAAATGCAACGGAAATATACTTACTCCCTCTATACCATGCAAGGGCGGTAAGGCCtgttgtggaaaaggaaataaatgcaaAGATTTAGGGGGTAGGTGTCGAAAAGAAGCCAAATGCAACGGAGATATACTTACTCCCTCTGTACCATGCAAGAGTGGTAAGGTCTGTTGTGAAAAGGGAACAACTTGTAAATCATTAAGTGGACAGTGTAAAAAGGAGGGTAAATGTACAAGCAAAGTGTTAACCCCCAGCAAGAAGTGCAAAGCTGGTAAGGTATGCTGCTTAATCCGCACCTGTCGCGACCGAGGAGGGAagtgtaagaaggaaggaaagtgcaACGGTAGAATCGTCAAGGTGAAGAAGCCATGCAAGGAACCCAAAGTCTGCTGTCTAG AGAAAAACGGCCTAGAAACCACGACAGAACCAGGACCACAAACgaccgctggtccgggaccgcaaacgaccgctggtccgggaccgcaaacaACCGCTGGTCCAGGACCGCAAACGTCagctggtccgggaccgcaaacgaccgttggtccgggaccgcaaacgtcagctggtccgggaccgcaaacgaccgctggtccgggaccgcaaacgtcagctggtccgggaccgcaaacgaccgctggtccgggaccgcaaacaaccgctggtccgggaccgcaaacgtccgctggtccgggaccgcaaacgaccgctggtccgggaccgcaaacgtcagctggtccgggaccgcaaacgaccgctggtccgggaccgcaaacgaccgctggtccgggaccgcaaacgaccgctggtccgggaccgcaaacaACCGCTGGTCCAGGACCGCAAACgaccgctggtccgggaccgcaaacgtccgctggtccgggaccgcaaacgaccgctggtccgggaccgcaaacgaccgctggtccgggaccgcaaacgaccgctggtccgggaccgcaaacgaccgctggtccgggaccgcaaaccaccgctggtccgggaccgcaaacgtcagctggtccgggaccgcaaacgaccgctggtccgggaccgcaaacgaCCGCTGGTCCGGGATCGCAAACcaccgctggtccgggaccgcaaaccaccgctggtccgggaccgcaaaccACCGCTGGTCCTGGATCGCAAACGACCGCTGGTCCTGGACCGCAAACGTCagctggtccgggaccgcaaaccaccgctggtccgggaccggaaaccaccgctggtccgggaccggaaaccaccgctggtccgggaccgcaaaccaccgctggtccgggaccgcaaacaaccgctggtccgggaccgcaaacaaccgctggtccgggaccggaaaccaccgctggtccgggaccgcaaacgaccgctggtccgggaccgcaaacaACCGCTGGCCCGGGACCGCAAACgaccgctggtccgggaccgcaaacgaCTGCTGGCCCGGGACCGCAAACgaccgctggtccgggaccgcaaacgaccgctggtccgggaccgcaaacgaccgctggtccgggaccggaaaccaccgctggtccgggaccgGAAACCACCGCTGGTCCTGGGCCGCAAACcaccgctggtccgggaccgcaaaccaccgctggtccgggaccgcaaacgaccgctggtccgggaccggaaaccaccgctggtccgggaccgGAAACCACCGCTGGTCCGGGGCCGCAAACcaccgctggtccgggaccgcaaacaaccgctggtccgggaccgcaaacgaccgctggtccgggaccgGAAACCACCGCTGGTCCGGGGCCGCAAACAaccgctggtccgggaccgcaaacaACCGCTGGCCCGGGACTGCAAACGACTGCTAGTTCAGGAACGGAAACAACTGCTGGTCCGGGACCACAAAGTACTCCTGGATCGCAATCAACTGCCACAAcacttgatgataataaaataggcacagacacaaccactgccactacaactgattcaaccactgccactacgacaggcacaaccactgccaTTACAACAGATTCAACAACTGCCACTACAATAGGCACAACCACTGCCCCTACAatagatacaaccactgccactacaacagatgcaaccactgccactacagcAGACTCAACCACTGCCATTACAACAagcacaaccactgccactacaacagattcaaccactaccactacaacaggtacaaccactgccactacaacaggcacaaccactgccactacaacagattcaaccactgccactacaacggatacaaccactgccactacaacagatacaaccactgccactacaacaggcacaactactgccactacaacagatttaACCACTGCCAGTACAACaggtacaaccactgccactacaatagatacaaccactgccactacaacagatgcAACCAttgccactacaacaggcacaaccactgccactacaacagactCAACAACTGCCACTACAATagacacaaccactgccactacaacagatgtaaccactgccactacaacagatacaggaactgccactacaacagatacaaccactgcaactacaacaggcacaaccactgcaactacaacagacacaaccactgccactacaacagatacaacaactgccactacaacagatactacAACTGCCcctacaacagatacaacaactgccactacaacagattcaaccactgccactacaacagacacaactactgccactacaacaggcacaaccactgccactacaacagacacaaccactgctactacaacagatacaaccactgccactacaacaggcacaaccactgccactacaacaggcacaagtactgccactacaacagatacaaccactgccactacaacaggcacaaccactgctactacaacaggcacaaccactgccactacaacagattcaaccactgccactacaactgacacaaccactgccactacaacagatacaaccactgccactacaacaggcacaaccactgccactacaactgataCAACCACTGCTACTACAACAGATTCatccactgccactacaacagacacaaccactgccactacaacagatacaaccactgccactacaacaggcacaaccactgccactacaacaggcacaaccactgccactacaacagatacaaccactgccactacaacaggcacaaccactgccactacaacagatacaaccactgccactacaacagattcaaccactgccactacaacagacacaaccactgccactacaacaggtacaaccactgccactacaacaggcacaaccactgccaGTACAACAGATttaaccactgccactacaacaggcacaaccactgccactacaacagatacaaccactgccactacaacagatacaaccactgccactacaacagatacaaccactgccactacaacaggcacaaccactgcctctacaacagatacaaccactgccactacaacagaaaCAACCACTGCCAccacaacagatacaaccactgccactacaactgatacaaccactgctactacaacagatacaaccactgctactacaacggatacaaccactgccactacaacagatacaaccactgccactacaacggatacaaccactgccactacaacggatacaaccactgctactacaacagatacaaccactgccactacgacggatacaaccactgccactacaacagatacaaccactgccactacaacagatacaaccactgccactacaacggatacaaccactgccactacaacggatacaaccactgccactacaacagatacaaccactgccactacaacggatacaacaactgccactacaacagatacaaccactgccactacaacagatacaaccactgccactacaacagatacaaccactgccactacaacggatacaaccactgccactacaacagatacaaccactgccactacaacagatacaaccactgccactacaacggatacaaccactgccactacaacggatacaaccactgccactacaacagatacaaccactgccactacaacagatacaaccactgccactacaacagatacaaccactgctactacaacagatacaaccactgccactacaacggatacaacaactgccactacaacagatacaaccactgccactacaacggatacaactgccactacaacagatacaaccactgccactacaacagatacaaccactgccactacaacagatacaaccactgccactacaacagatacaaccactgccactacaacggatacaaccactgccacttcAACAGATACAACTACTGCCACGACATCAGCTACAACTAGTGGTTAA